In Cervus elaphus chromosome 5, mCerEla1.1, whole genome shotgun sequence, the following proteins share a genomic window:
- the CD300E gene encoding CMRF35-like molecule 2, which translates to MWLPSALLLLCLPGSLSLTGPGSVAGTAGSSLRIRCQYEKAYKGHNKYWCRGKYGTTCRKIVETEGEEKEKRNGRVSIRDHTDNLTFTVTLENLNINDTGSYWCRIQTVWILDVLSLDPSVQVEVSVSPAPSTTPGSIACPAVPATFPTVNDGQNLSIKEMSNHCPGSRLSNVHFLLLVFLKLPLFLGMVGAVLWVNRPQRRPGGRERQLDHGGPPCSMLSLGTPFPGIQLFRLDKRDLQILGSRAGGQQLLDSGRTQVFWGHWSREGPGS; encoded by the exons ATGTGGCTGCCCTCAGctcttctccttctctgcctcccag GCTCTCTGTCACTGACGGGCCCCGGCTCTGTGGCGGGCACTGCGGGGAGCTCTCTGCGTATCCGGTGTCAGTACGAGAAGGCATATAAGGGGCATAACAAATACTGGTGCCGAGGAAAGTATGGCACAACGTGTCGCAAGATTGTGGAGAccgaaggagaggagaaagaaaagaggaacggCCGCGTGTCCATCAGAGACCACACGGATAACCTGACCTTCACAGTGACCTTGGAGAACCTCAACATAAACGACACTGGATCCTACTGGTGTCGAATTCAGACTGTCTGGATCCTGGACGTGTTGTCCTTGGACCCCTCAGTCCAGGTTGAGGTGTCTGTTTCCCCAG CGCCAAGTACCACCCCAGGGAGCATCGCCTGTCCGGCTGTACCGGCTACCTTCCCGACAGTGAATGATGGACAGAACCTCAGCATCAAGGAGATGTCGAACCACTGCCCAGG GTCCCGGCTCAGCAATGTCcacttcctgctcctggtcttcctgaaGCTGCCCCTATTCCTGGGCATGGTCGGGGCTGTCCTCTGGGTAAACAGACCTCAGAGGCGccctggaggaagagagagacagcTTGACCATGGAGGTCCACCGTGCAGCATGCTGTCCCTAGGAACGCCCTTTCCAGGAATACAGCTCTTCAGACTGGACAAGAGAGACCTTCAGATTCTGGGCTCCAGGGCAGGGGGGCAGCAGTTGCTAGATTCTGGAAGGACTCAGGTCTTCTGGGGGCACTGGTCCAGGGAGGGTCCCGGATCTTAG